Genomic window (Subtercola endophyticus):
CTCCAGCGCTCGAAGTCTTCGCGCCGAGCCCTGATGAAATAACCGCCGTTCACGCTCGACGACCCGCCGAGAATCTTGCCGCGCGCAATGGAGTACGGCAGCTTCGGGGTGAGAAACCCGGTGAACGACCAGTTGTTCGCGTGCCCCGGCATGGCACCCTCGACGGTTCCCCCATCGAGCAACGAGGGGGGAAAGTCGCTCGCCGTACGCGGCACCGGGCCCGCCTCGAGCAGCAGCACCGATCGGCCCGCGTCTTCGCTCAGGCGGGCGGCCAGCGGAGCGCCCGCAGCGCCCGCGCCGACGACGATGACGTCGTAGACCGCGGGCCCATCACTCATCGAACGACGCGACGCGCTTCGAGACGAACGCCACGGCGATGGCTTCGTACGATTTCTCCATCAGCTCGTCGAGCTGGGACTCGTCGTCTCGCAGCCACGCCTCGTAGGCAGCGAGAGACGCGCCCAGAAGCGCCCAGCCGATGGCCTGCGGAGTGAGGTCGTCGGGGGCGAGCCCCATTCGGGCCGCGGCGTATTCGGCGATCACGTGTCGCCAGGCCTCATAGCGCAGCGCCGCGTGCGCCACAAGGGTCGGCACCGTCAGCAAGAGCGTCATGCGCCGACGGTGGTAGGCGACCTCGTCGTACGGCAGGTGGTTGAAGTGGATGACGGCCATTCGTAACGCGTCGATCAGCGCCACGTCATTCGGAATCTGGTCGAGATAACGACGCATCTGCTCGAGTTGCGACTCGAAGTCGCCCCATGGCACATCGTTCTTCGACACGAAATACCGAAAGAACGTGCGCCGCCCGATTCCGGCCGCTACCGCGATGTCGTCGACCGTCACCGACTCGAATCCGCGCTCGATGAAGAGGGTGAGTGCAACGTGGCTGATCTCCGCCTGCGATGTCGACGGCTGCCGCCCCGAGCGCGGCTTGACGACCACTGACTCTGAGCCCGACGACGACATGTTCTCTCCCCGGCCACCTTGTCGGCCTTCCCTCTTATTATCGCTCTTATCGAGATTGCTCTTCCATTCGGCACTCGGTGCCAGTACAGTGATTTTTGTCACAGCTAGACGCCCAATGAAGTCCGTTCGACATGAGGAGAATCCCATGAACAGCAGTGAAGCCGTAACAGCCGAACCCACCACCGAGACGGTCGACGAAGTCATCGAGTCTGATTCGCTGGTCGAAGAGGTCTCGATCGACGGTATGTGCGGCGTCTACTAAGCCGTTCACCGTGCCCCCCGTACTCGCAGTGTCTATCGATTTAGACAGCGCGTGGGATCTGCATCCGCAGGTCTCGGTCAGGCCCGAACCATTCGGCGCCTTGCTGTACCACTTCGGTACCCGCAAACTGTCGTTCCTGAAAGACCGCACGCTGTTGGCGGTCGTTCAGTCTCTGGCCGACTCGCCTTCTGTGCGTGCGGCCTGTGTCACTGCCGGCGTCTCTGACGCCGACCTGCCCAAATATGCACGGGCGCTCGACACGCTCGTCATCTCGTCAATGGTTATCCAAAGACCGGTCGTTGAACCACCGGTCGCCGAAAGGGCCTCATGACAATCCTGGATGCACGTCCCGAAGCACAGGTGGGCACGAAGCAGTCTTTCGGCCGCACCCCCGCGCCCGCCTCGGCAGACACGCCGAAGCCCGGTCGTCTCGTCGACCTCTTCGAATACGGCCTGGACTCCCCGATCTGCCTCACCTGGGAGCTCACCTACGCGTGCAATCTCTCGTGCTCGCACTGCCTGTCGAGCTCTGGCCGTCGTGATCCGCGCGAGCTGACCACCGAAGAGGCGAAGGGTGTCATCGACGAGTTCGAGCGCATGCAGGTGTTCTACGTGAACATCGGTGGCGGCGAGCCCACCATTCGGCCCGACTTCTGGGAACTCGTCGACTACGCCTCCGAACACCATGTCGGCGTCAAGTTCTCGACGAACGGCGTGAAGATCAGCCCCGAGATCGCCCAGCGCCTCGTGAACAGCGACTACGTCGACGTGCAGATCTCTCTCGACGGCGCGACCGCCGACGTCAACGACTACGTACGCGGCCCCGGCTCGTACGACACCGCGATGCGGGCGATGCAGAACCTGTACGACGCGGGCTTCGAGAACTTCAAGATCTCGGTCGTCTGCACCCGGCAGAACATTCCCCAGCTCGACGAGTTCAAGGCCATCGCCGACAAGTACAAGGCGCAGCTGCGCCTCACGCGGCTGCGTCCATCCGGTCGCGGCGCCGACGTGTGGGACGACCTGCACCCCCTGCCCGAGCAGCAGAAAGAGCTCTACAACTGGCTCGTCGCGCACGGCGAAGGCGTGCTCACCGGTGACTCGTTCTTCCACCTCTCCGCCTACGGTGACGCCCTGCCGGGTCTGAACCTCTGCGGCGCCGGTCGCGTCGTGTGCCTCATCGACCCCGTTGGCGATGTGTACGCCTGCCCGTTCGCGATTCACGAAGAGTTTCTCGCCGGCAACGTGCGCTCCGAAGGCGGATTCCAAGAGGTCTGGCGCAACTCCGAACTCTTCGCGCGGCTGCGCAACCCGCAGACCGGCGGTGCGTGCACCTCGTGCTCGTTCTTCGACTCCTGCCGCGGCGGCTGCATGGCCGCCAAGTTCTTCACCGGGCTGCCGCTCGACGGGCCCGACCCGGAGTGCGTGCGCGGCTTCGGCGAAGACGCGCTTACCAAGCGCAAGGAGATCGACAGCATCCCGAAGCCCGACGGCGACCACTCGCACAGCACCGTTCGCGGCCCACGCCGAGACGGCAAGCCCGTCACGAAGTCGCGGCCCGTCAACCTCACCCTCTCGCTGCGGCGCCCCGAAGCGCCACCGGTCAGCGCCTGCGAAATCGACCCCCTCGCCGGATTCCGGCCGTAAGAAGACATGTCTGAACTCGAATCCGTCGACGAACTCGCCCCGATCGACGTCTCTGCAACGCGCGCCCGAGTCGCCGCGCACCTCGTCGGCCGCGAGCGTGAACTCGAGTTGACGCTCGCTGCCGTCGCCGCGGGTCGTGACATCGTGCTCGAAGGCCCACCCGGCACGAGCAAGACCACGATGCTCAAGGCCATCACCGAAGAGTGGGGCATTCCGCTGCTCTTCGTCGAGGGCAACGCCGACCTGACACCCGCGAAGCTCGTCGGGCACCACAACCCCGCCCGAGTGCTGCGCGAAGACTACAACGCCGACAACTTCGTCGCCGGCCCGCTCGTCGAGGCCATGCGAGACGGCGGATTCCTCTACATCGAAGAGTTCAACCGCGCCCCCGAAGACACGCTGAACACCTTGCTGACCGCCATGGCCGACCGCGCGATTGCCATTCCGCGCGTCGGCACCGTCATCGCCAAGCCGACATTCCGCGTCATCGCGTCGATGAACCCCTACGACAACGTCGGAACGACCCGCCTCTCGACCAGCGTGCACGACCGGCTCAACCGACTGGCGGTCGACTACCAAGACGCGGCTGCCGAAGAGGGAATCGTGCGCCTTCGCACCGGTGCGAGCGGCCCGCTCGCCGACCGGCTCATTCCCGACGCCGTCGCCGTGACGCGCATGACCCGTGAACATCAGGATGTTCGGCAGGGCTCGAGCGTACGAGGAGCCATCGACTGCGTGCTGGTCGGGCTGCAGCTCGCCGAACTGCGCGGCATTGTCGACCCGACCGACGAGCGCTACACCGAACTCGTCTACGACGCGATGATTCTGTCGCTCTCCGGGCGCATCCATCTCGACGAGTCGGTCGAGCTGACGCCCGAAGCTGTGCTGCGCGAGATTTGGGAAGACCACTTCATTCTGCTTCCCGCCGCAGCCGATCCCGGCTGAAGAGAAGTGGCCCTCGATTCCCCCATCACCCGTAAATCGGGGATGGGCAAAGCGCGCACTCTGCGCCCGCTGACACGCAAGCCGAAGAAGCTCGACGCGGAACCGACCGTGTTCGAGGCGAAGCCCGGTGCCGGTGGTCCCGTCTTTCGCGCGGCGAAGCAGGGAGCATCCGCCGCCAAGGGCTCGACCCGCGGCTCGGCCGACCCGACGTCGACCGACGACGAGGGCGAACTCGAGCTGGCCGTCGCGGCCGAAGTGCCCACCGATTCGAGCGCACGCGCACTCGCACGTCAGATCACCGCACGCCTGGCGATTCCTCGGCCGAAAAAGAACGCGCAGGCCAAGCGCGGAGCCGGGTCGCTCGCCAGCCTGCCGTACCGCGGCGGGTCAGATGAGATCGACCTCGACAAGACGATCGAGTTGCTCGCCGAGCATCCGGTGCCCGACGACGAAGACATCATCGTGCGCGACCGAGTTCGCACGAAGCGCTCCGTTGTGCTCGCCGTGGATGTCTCGGGCTCGATGAAGGGCGACCGCTTGCAGTCCGCAGCGGCCACCGTCGGCGCCGTTGCGGCCGAGCTGCAGAAGGATGCGCTCTCGGTGATCGCCTTCTGGTCAGACGCAGCCGTGCTGCTGAACCTCGGGCAGCCCGTCAAGCCGATGGAGCTGCTCGACTCGATACTGCGGATGCCCGCCCGCGGCCTCACGAACGTGTCGTTCCCTCTCGAGCTCGCCGCCCGCCAGCTTTCCCGGGTGCCGGCTCGGGATGCCCGGGTGATTCTCTTGTCGGACTGCGTGCACAACGCCGGCCCCGACCCGCGCATCATCGCGGCACGACTGCCCCGGCTCGACGTGCTCATCGACGTGAGCGCCGAGAAAGACGTCGAGCTCGGTCGCGAACTCGCTTCTGCAGGGCACGGCACCGCCCGGCTGGTGCACAACTATCGCGATGTGGCGCCGGCGCTCAGCGCCATCTTCCATTCCTGACTCGAGCCGTCTCTAACGCCCGAGTCACCCACCATTTCAGACCCGAACACAGCACACGAATACAAGGAGACACGACCACATGGCTAAGAACGCCTGGTTCGAAACCGTTGCCGAAGCGCAGCGGCGCGCGAAGAAGAGACTGCCCAGCTCGGTGTACGGCGCCCTCGTCGCCGGCTCGGAGAAGGGCATCACGTACAACGACAACATGAAGGCGTTCTCGCAGATCGGGCTCGCCCCGCACGTCGCCGGGCACAAGGCCGAACGCGACCTGAGCACGACGGTGATGGGCATTCCGATCTCGCTGCCCGTCATCATCTCGCCCACCGGCGTGCAGGCGGTGCACCCCGACGGCGAGGTGGCGGTGGCCCGGGCATCCGCCAACCGCGGCACCATCATGGGGCTGAGCTCGTTCGCGTCGAAGCCCGTCGAGGCGGTCGCCGAAGCGAACCCGAACACCTTCTTTCAGATGTACTGGAGCGGTTCTCGCGACGCCATGGTGCAGCGCATGGAGCGGGCGAAGGCGGCCGGCGCCAAGGGCCTCATCTCGACCCTCGACTGGTCGTTCTCGAACGGGCGCGACTGGGGCAGCCCCACCATCCCTGAGCGCATGAGCCTCAAAACGGCGATCTCGTTCGCCCCGAACGTGCTGCCGCACCCGAAGTGGCTGCTCACCTTCGCGAAGTCGGGCCGCATTCCCGACCTCACTGCCCCGAACCTCACCCCTCCTGGTGGCGAGGCCCCGACCTTCTTCGGCGCCTACTATGAGTGGATGCAGACCCCGCCGCCCTCCTGGGAAGACGTGGCCTGGCTGCGCGAGACCTGGGGCGGCCCGTTCATGCTGAAGGGTGTCTCGCGGGTCGACGACGCTCACCGCGCGGTCGATGCCGGCGTGACGGCGATCTCGGTCTCGAACCACGGTGGCAACAACCTCGACGCCACCCCCGCCACCATTCGGGTGCTGCCGTCGGTCGCTAACGCGGTCGGCGACCAGATCGAGGTGCTGCTCGATGGCGGAATCCGCCGCGGCAGCGACGTCGCCAAGGCACTCGCCCTCGGCGCCCGCGCCGTGATGATCGGCCGCGCCTACCTCTGGGGCCTCGCCGCCAACGGCCAGGCCGGTGTTGAAAACGTCTTCGACATTCTGCGCGGCGGTCTCGACTCGGCCGTGCTCGGGCTCGGCCACTCGAACATTCACGAACTCAACCCCGAAGACCTCGTGATTCCGTTCGACTTCGAGAAGACGCTCGGCGGGTCGCACCCGCTCATCCCCGCGAAGTGAGCGAAGTCGGCCGGCGCGATCTGGCAACCCTCTCGGTGACGACGCTCGGCGTCGGCACCCCGGGGGTGGCGGATGCCCGGCCGACCGTGCTCGTTCCGACCGGGTCGACCGAGCAACACGGGCCGCACCTGCCGTTCGCCACCGACACCGTGATCGCGGCGGCGGTGGCGAGCGCCGTGGCCGAGCGGCTCAACACGTCGGCGGACGCGGAGGGTGCCGCCGGGTCTAGTGCTTCGGTGTCTGGTGCCTCAGCATCTGGTGCCTCAGCATCTGGTGCCTCAGCATCTGGTGCCGCCGCATCCGGCGCTTGGGCGCCTGGCGCCTCGCATTTTGTCGTCGCCCCAGCGCTGCCCTACGGCGCGAGCGGCGAGCACCAGCCGTTCGCCGGAACCGTGTCGATCGGCCACGACGCCTTGAAGGTCGTTCTGGTCGAACTGGTACGCTCGCTCTCGACGTGGGCGGGGCGCATCGTGTTCGTCAACGGGCACGGCGGCAATGTTCCTTCGCTCATGGAGGCCGTCATGGCCATGATCGGCGAGCAGCACAGCGTCTCGTGGGTGACCTGCAGCGCTCCCCTGGCCCAGTCGCCCATCGATCCCGCCACCGATTCGCACGCGGGCCGCATCGAGACGTCGCTGCTTCTGCACCTCGCGCCGAGCACGGTCGACATGGCCCTCGCGGTGCCGGGCAACACCGATACTCTCGGCACTCTGCTGCCCATCATGCGCACCGGCGGAGTTGCGGCCGTCTCGCCCAACGGGGTACTCGGCGACCCGACCAACGCCACTGCGGCAGAGGGTGCCCAGTTCTTCGAAGCGATCGTGTCATCGGTAACCGACCTGATCGCCGGCGGCGCGACGGATGCCCGCGGGCGCCTCATCGCACGGCAGAGCACCCCCGCGTGAGCGTGCCACCCGCGCCGGCCGTCGCGTCTGCTCTGCCGCTCGGCTTCACCGTCGCACTGAACCACCGCGTTCGCGTCAGAGAGAACGGCCGCGTGCTCATCGGCGGATCGCCGACCCGAGTGCTGTACCTCACCGAGGCGGCTCAGCGCCTCTTCGTGGGCCGTCGCCTCGCGGTGTCGAGTGCCGCTTCCCGCACGTTGGTCAACCGGCTGCTCGACGCGGCGATGGCCGAGCCCATCGAAGAGACGCTTCCGGAGTTCGGCGACGACGACTTCACCTGGGTCGTTCCGGTGCGCGACCGGCCTGCCGCGCTCGAGCGGCTGCTGCAGAGCCTCGGCCACGGGCATCCGGTGGTCGTCGTCGACGACGACTCGAAAGAACCGGCGGCCGTCGAAGAGGTGGCTCGGGGGTTCGGCGCGCGCTATCTGCATCTCGACGTCAATGTCGGGCCCGGCGGTGCGCGCAACGCTGGCCTCGCCGTGGTCGAGACACGGTTCGTCGGGTTCGTCGACTCCGACATCGTGATCGAGCCGGGGGCCGCCGAGATCTTGCTCAAGCACTTCGTCGATGACCACGTCGCTCTCGCTTGCCCGCGCGTGCTCGCGCTGCCCGAACCGGGCGGAACCGGCTGGATCGCCCTCTACGAAGAGGCCCGCTCGTCGCTCGACCTGGGTCGCCGGCCGGCCACCGTGCGACCGCGCTCCGAGGTCTCGTGGGTGCCGAGCGCGTGCCTGGTGGCGCGCGTGGCCGCGATCGACGGTGGCCGTGGCCGGGACAGTGGCCTTGGCACCGGCCGTGGCACCGAAACCGACGGGGCCGACTCGACAGCGGGCTTCGCCGCCGGGCTGCGCGTCGGCGAAGACGTCGACCTCGTCTGGCGCCTGGCCGAAGCCGGCTGGCGCGTGCGCTACGAACCCGCTGCCACCGTGCGCCACGAACACCGCACCGAACTCGGCGACTGGATGCTGCGCAAAGCGGTGTACGGCACCGGGTCGCTCGAGCTCGGCCGTCGTCATCCGCACGACATCGCCCCGGTCATCCTGGCGCCCTGGAGCGCCGCCCTCGTCGCCGCCGTACTCGCCCAGCGCCGCTGGTCGCTGCCCGTCGCTGCCGGTCTTTTCGTGTATGCCGCCGTCGGCATACGTCGCAAACTCGGCAGCAGCAGCCACCCGACCCGTCTCGCCATCACCCTCACCGCGCAGGGCACATCAGCCGCGCTCTCGCAGGGAATGGCCCTGCTGCTGCGGCACTGGTGGCCGCTCACCCTCGTCGGCTGTCTCTTCTCGAAGCGTCTGCGCCGCGCGGCGGTCGTCGCGGGCGTGGTCGACGCCGCCATCGAGTGGGTGCGAACGGATGCCCGGCTCGACCCCCTGCGCTTCGCTCTCGCCCGCCGGCTCGACGACCTCGCCTATGGCGGAGGAGTGTGGTTGAGCGCCATCAGGGGCCGCTCGGCCCGCGCCCTGCTGCCCGACATTCGCCGCAAGCGCTGACCCGCAAGCCGTATCGGGGCGCTGACCCGCCCCGACAGTCGCCCGGCCGGCTTCCCGCCACGCGCCCGTCATGGTCAAACAGCATCGGGGGCTTCGGTCGGAGACCAGCGGCTATATCCACGTATTGCGCGCATGTGCACTCTGCTCCGACCGAAGCCCCATGGAGTCACGGCCGGGGTGGGGTGACGGCGACGACTTACGACCGCCGGCAACGGCCGGCGGCCGACGGCGTGCTGTCAGTACAGCGTCGCCTCGTGCTCCTTCTCATACGCGCGGATGTCGCCCACCCGGCCGGCCCGCAGCTTCTCGGTGAACTCGGGGTCGGAGAGCACTGCGCGACCGAGCGCGACGAGGTCGAATTCGCCCCGCTCGAACAACTCCACCAGCGGCGCGATCGACAGCGAAGGCTGACGGTCGTCGCTCGCCTCCATGAAGGCACCGGCGACACCGACCGAGCCGAGGGCGATGGTCGGCAGGCCGGTGAGGTGCTTCGTCCAGCCGGCGAGGGTGCGGTCTGATCCGTCGAACTCAGGAAGCCAATAGCGCCGGGTCGAGGCGTGCAGCAGAGTCACGCCGGCGTCGACGAGGGGCGTGAGAATCTCGTCGAGCTCGGCTGCCGTCTCGGCGATGCGGGCATCGTAGTGCCCGCCCTTCCACTGCGAGAACCGAAAGTCGATGGGGTAGTCGGGCCCGACCTCGGCGCGAATGGCTGAGATGACTTCGGCCGCGAGCCGGGTTCGTCCAGACGTCTCACCGCCGAACCGGTCGGAGCGCCGGTTGGTCGCCGACCACAGAAACTGGTCGAGCAGGTAGCCGTGTGCCCCGTGCAGCTCGACGCCGTCGAAGCCGACCCGCTGGGCATCCACCGCGGCCCGAACGAACGAGGCGATGATCTCGTCGATGTCGGCGGCCGTGGCCACCTCGCCGCGCGGCTGGCCGTTGGCCGAGAGAGCCGACGGGCTGATGATCGGGGCGCTCGGGTTCAGCGGCGACTGCTGCGAACGAGTGACGCCGAGGTGCCAGAGCTGCGGAAAGATGCTGCCGCCGGCGGCGTGCACCGCGTCGACGACGACCTTCCAGCCCGCGAGCGCTTCATCGCCGTAGAACAGCGGAATGCGGTCGCTCGACCCGGCAGACGGATGATCGATGTAGGTGCCCTCGGTGACGATCAGCCCGAGGTGCGGGGCCCGGCGCGCGTAGTACTGCACCACGTCGTCACCCGGAATGCCGTTCGGCGACTGCGCCCGAGTCATGGGCGCCATCACGAACCGGTTCGACAGGCTGAGCTCCCCCGAGCGGAACGGGCTGAACAGCGGCGCGGGGTCGGTGTCGTCGAGAAGCGTGTGGATGATCGGTTCGGTGCCTGTGGCTGGTTCGGTTGTCGTCATAATGATGCGAACCCGCCGCCCGCGCCAGAGATTCCCCGAGGTTTCGGCGCGAGCGCGGTGGTTCGGCGCAGGCGCGGTGTTTCGGCGCCAGCGCGGTGGTTCGAACTACCGCGCACGCGCCGAAGTACCGCACCTGCGCCAAACCACCGCGCTTGCGGGCGACGGGCTCAGACCCGCGAAAGCCAGAGGGTCCACGAAAGTCAGTGGGCCCGCGAGGGTCAGAGGGCGCGCAGCAGGGGGGCGAGGTCGCGCTCGAACTGGGTCGCGAAGCGTTCTTGGTCGGCACCGGGTCCGTGGAAGACGAGGTGGTTGAAACCTGCGTCGACGTAAGGCTTGATCTGGGCGAGGGCGTCATCGGGGTTCGATACGACGATCCAGCGCTTCGCAACCTGCTCGATGGGCAGCGCGTCGGCCGCCTTCTCCATCTCGATGGGGTCTTCGATGTCGTGCTTCTGCTCGGGCGAGAGTGACAGCGGGGCCCAGAACCGGGTGTTCTGCAGGGCGGCGTCGGGGTCGGTGTCGTACGAGAGCTTGATCTCGATCATCCGGTCAATGTCGGAGTCGGTTCGCTCGGCCTGGGCCAGCCCCTCGGCGACCGCGGGGAGAAGCTTCTCGGTGTAGAGCTCCATGCCTTTACCCGAGGTGCAGATGAAGCCGTCGCCCGCGCGCCCGGCGTACCGCGCCACGACCGGGCCGCCGGCCGCGATGTAGATCGGCACGCCGCCCTCTGGCACGTCGTAGATGCTCGCGCCCACCGTGTGGAAGTATTCGCCCTCGTAGTCGACACGCTCGCCGGTCCAGAGTGCGCGCATGAGGTCGACCGCCTCACGCAGGCGCGCGAAGCGCTGCTTGAAGTCGGGCCATTCGCCCACGAAGCCGGTGGCGATCTCGTTGAGCGCCTCGCCCGTGCCGATGCCGAGCATCACGCGGTCGGGGTACAGGCAGGCGAGAGTGGCAAAGGCCTGCGCGATGACCGCGGGGTTGTAGCGGAACGTCGGTGTCAAGACCGATGTACCGAGCTGGATGCTCGTGGTGCGCTCGCCCACGGCCGCGAGCCAGGCGAGCGAGAACGGGGCATGCCCACCCTCGTGCCGCCAGGGCTGAAAGTGGTCGCTCACGGTTACACTGTCGAAGCCGTGTTTCTCGGCCTGCACCCCGATTTCGACAAGTTCTCGCGGGCCGAACTGTTCGGCAGATGCCTTGAGACCGAGTTTCACGATGCGCGACTCCTTTGTAGATGGCGACTCTTCACTCTACCGAACGGGTCTGACGACCGGCCCGGCCCGGGCCGGTCGACCGGGCGGATGCACCGTGCGCGGACGCACCGCGTCACGGCTGCACCAGCACCTTGAGTGCCGAGCGGTCATCCATCGCCCGATAACCCGCCAAAACCTCGTCGATCGAAACCGTGCGGTCGAAAACGCGGCCCGGCTCGATGCGCCCCTCGAGCACGTCGGGCAGCGCGGCCTCGATGTACGCACGAACGGGCGCGGGGCCCCCGGTGAGGGTGATGTTCGCGCCGAACAGGGCGTTCCAGCCCACGGGAGCGCGGTTGTACTGCGGAACACCGACGCGCGAGATCACGCCGCCCGGGCGCACGATGCCGTAGGCCTGCTCGTACGCCGGCATGAGGCCGACCGCCTCGAGCACGATGTGGCTGCCCTCGCCCCCGGTGAGCTCCCGCACGGCGGCAACACCCTCTTCACCGCGCTCGGAGACAACATCGGTGGCACCGAACTCGACACCGAGATCAGTGCGGGCGGTGTGCCGGCCCATCAGAATGATACGTTCGGCGCCCAGCCGCTTCGAGGCGAGCACCGCCGAGAGCCCCACGGCGCCATCTCCGATCACCGTGACCGTCTTGCCCGGCTCGACCCGCCCCTGGCGAGCGGCATGGTACCCGGTGAGGTACACGTCAGAGAGAGTGAGCAGCGAGGGGTAGAGCGCCTCATCGACGGCAGCCGGGACTTTCACCAGCGAACCGTCGGCCTGCGGTACCCGAATAGCCTCGGCCTGACCGCCGCCGACACCGCGGGCGCCGTAGTACCCACCGTGCGGGCACGAGGTCTGCACGCCTTCCCGGCAGAAGACGCAGGTGTTGTCTTGATACGTGAACGGAGCGATGACGAAGTCGCCCGCCTTCACGGTCGACACCGAGCCGCCGACCTCTTCGACCACTCCGATGTACTCGTGGCCCATCGGCTTCGGGTACCGCAGATCTTGCGCGGTGTGGAACGGATGCAGATCTGACCCGCAGATGCAGGCGAGCGTCACGCGCACAATCGCATCGGTGGGCTGCTGGATGATCGGGTCGGGCACGCTCTCGACACGAACATCGCCGACACCGTACAGATAAGTCGCTCTCATCCCCCCAGTTTTGCAGACGGTGCTGCCACCCGTTGTGGCGCGACCGACCGCCTCGCACCTCCTCGGGTGGCTTCCGCACGATCGACTTTGCAAAAAAGCCCCCAAAGACGCGCGGAAAGGGGCTTTTTCGCCAACTGGATCGAGACTTGCGAGAGGCTACGGCACCGGCTGAACATGGTTGACTAGTTCGGAACGGGAGAGGGAGGGAGTGGGAGAGAAAGAGGGAGAGGGAGGGAGGGGTTGCCGAGAATGCTGAAGCGGACGATGCGGGCCGCGCGCCTGCTGCCCGGCGCAACGAGGCTGACCATCGGCGACGTTGCGGTGCCGGTGGTGCGGCCGGGCTGGGTTCTGCTCGAGGTGCGGGCGGCCGGGCTGTGCCATACCGACATCCATGTCATGCACGGTGTCGAGTTCAGCACGAAGCGCGGAGCCGACTACGCGATCAAGCGCCCGCTGATTCTCGGGCACGAGGTGGCCGGCATCGTTGTCGAGGTCGGATCCGGCGACGACGCCGCACTCCTCGGCACACGGATGGCCGCGGGCGGCTGGGCCGGGCCGAGCACCACCCCGGGCATGCACTTCGACGGCGGTTTCGCGTCGTACTGCCTCATTCCGCGGGGCAAACTGGTGCCCATTCCCGACGCCGTCGACTTCGATGCCGCGGCCGTCGCCACCGACTCCATCAAGACCGCATACACCGCCGTGCGCCGAACCGCCGGGGTGCGGTCGGGCGAGAACGTCGGCATCATCGGGCTCGGCGGCCTCGGCATGAGCGCGCTGAGAACGGCGGTTCTGCTCGGCGCCAGGGCGTACGGAGTCGACATCAGCGCAGCCCGCCGCGACGCCGCTCGAGCAGCGGGGGCCACCGACTGCTTCGAGAGTGTCGACGAACTCACCGACGCGGGAGGAGTCGGTGTCGACGCCATCGTCGACTTCGTCGGCGGCGAGACCACTGCCGCCGCGGTCGAAGCGGTGAACGAGAACGGACGCGTGGTGCTCGTCGGCCTGGGCGACACCAGCCTCACGATCGACCCGCGTGCCCTCGTGCTCGGCCGCAAGTCGCTGATCGGCTCACTCGGGTCGCAGAACACGGCGGATTTTGTGGCCGTACTCGATGAACTCGGCCGCGCGAACCTGACCCCCGAGATCGAGGTCATACCGTTCGACGACCTCAACGCCGGCTACGACAGGCTGAGCAGGGGCGAGGTCAGTGGCCGGCTTGTCGTGCATCCGCCGCAGCCTGCCTGAGCAGGATGCCCTTCGCCCGCTCGGTGACGGGGCGATCGACGAGTTGACCCCGCACCTGAGCCGCCCCACCTTCTGCGGCGAGCACCTCGGTCGCCCAGGCGACCTGGTCGACGGTGGGCGCGAAGCCCGCCGCAATCGGCTCGAGCTGGGCCGGATGGATCGCGAGCATGCCCCCGAATCCATTTCGCCGGGCGCGTGCCGCAGCGGTGCGCACCTTCTCGCCGTCGGTGATCTCTGTCGACGGAGACTCGACGGGAGCAGACCCGTCGCCCAGCCGGCCGGCCAGCACGAGGCGGTCGCGCGCGTGATCGAGCACAGAGGAGTCGGGCTCCGCCCC
Coding sequences:
- a CDS encoding AAA family ATPase — translated: MSELESVDELAPIDVSATRARVAAHLVGRERELELTLAAVAAGRDIVLEGPPGTSKTTMLKAITEEWGIPLLFVEGNADLTPAKLVGHHNPARVLREDYNADNFVAGPLVEAMRDGGFLYIEEFNRAPEDTLNTLLTAMADRAIAIPRVGTVIAKPTFRVIASMNPYDNVGTTRLSTSVHDRLNRLAVDYQDAAAEEGIVRLRTGASGPLADRLIPDAVAVTRMTREHQDVRQGSSVRGAIDCVLVGLQLAELRGIVDPTDERYTELVYDAMILSLSGRIHLDESVELTPEAVLREIWEDHFILLPAAADPG
- the mftE gene encoding mycofactocin biosynthesis peptidyl-dipeptidase MftE, which codes for MSEVGRRDLATLSVTTLGVGTPGVADARPTVLVPTGSTEQHGPHLPFATDTVIAAAVASAVAERLNTSADAEGAAGSSASVSGASASGASASGASASGAAASGAWAPGASHFVVAPALPYGASGEHQPFAGTVSIGHDALKVVLVELVRSLSTWAGRIVFVNGHGGNVPSLMEAVMAMIGEQHSVSWVTCSAPLAQSPIDPATDSHAGRIETSLLLHLAPSTVDMALAVPGNTDTLGTLLPIMRTGGVAAVSPNGVLGDPTNATAAEGAQFFEAIVSSVTDLIAGGATDARGRLIARQSTPA
- the mftD gene encoding pre-mycofactocin synthase MftD (MftD, an enzyme found in the mycofactocin biosynthesis locus, performs an oxidative deamination of 3-amino-5-[(p-hydroxyphenyl)methyl]-4,4-dimethyl-2-pyrrolidinone (AHDP). The resulting compound, now called pre-mycofactocin (PMFT), is a biologically active redox cofactor that can oxidize the non-exchangeable NADH of TIGR03971 family SDR-type oxidoreductases.), with product MAKNAWFETVAEAQRRAKKRLPSSVYGALVAGSEKGITYNDNMKAFSQIGLAPHVAGHKAERDLSTTVMGIPISLPVIISPTGVQAVHPDGEVAVARASANRGTIMGLSSFASKPVEAVAEANPNTFFQMYWSGSRDAMVQRMERAKAAGAKGLISTLDWSFSNGRDWGSPTIPERMSLKTAISFAPNVLPHPKWLLTFAKSGRIPDLTAPNLTPPGGEAPTFFGAYYEWMQTPPPSWEDVAWLRETWGGPFMLKGVSRVDDAHRAVDAGVTAISVSNHGGNNLDATPATIRVLPSVANAVGDQIEVLLDGGIRRGSDVAKALALGARAVMIGRAYLWGLAANGQAGVENVFDILRGGLDSAVLGLGHSNIHELNPEDLVIPFDFEKTLGGSHPLIPAK
- a CDS encoding vWA domain-containing protein, producing MALDSPITRKSGMGKARTLRPLTRKPKKLDAEPTVFEAKPGAGGPVFRAAKQGASAAKGSTRGSADPTSTDDEGELELAVAAEVPTDSSARALARQITARLAIPRPKKNAQAKRGAGSLASLPYRGGSDEIDLDKTIELLAEHPVPDDEDIIVRDRVRTKRSVVLAVDVSGSMKGDRLQSAAATVGAVAAELQKDALSVIAFWSDAAVLLNLGQPVKPMELLDSILRMPARGLTNVSFPLELAARQLSRVPARDARVILLSDCVHNAGPDPRIIAARLPRLDVLIDVSAEKDVELGRELASAGHGTARLVHNYRDVAPALSAIFHS